The Streptomyces nitrosporeus genome includes a window with the following:
- a CDS encoding MarR family winged helix-turn-helix transcriptional regulator: MPEHSAAASEDEGPAPEPEPDPEPGPDPEPGESPALHGAGGKPEEVPDDVDAVTHAVLTASRLLVAVAARSLAAVEDRVTVPQFRLLVVLSSHGDAKLVDLAEWLGVNPSTAMRMVDRLIAAGLAKRTINPDNRRETVLRLTPEGSRIVADVTARRRREIAGIVERLAPQQRTALVDALTAFTEAGGEAPAPAAYPLGWT, translated from the coding sequence ATGCCAGAACACTCCGCCGCCGCCTCCGAGGACGAGGGCCCGGCCCCAGAACCGGAACCGGACCCAGAACCGGGCCCGGACCCAGAACCGGGCGAGTCTCCGGCCCTCCACGGTGCGGGAGGGAAGCCGGAGGAAGTCCCGGACGACGTCGATGCCGTGACCCACGCGGTGCTGACCGCCTCGCGACTGCTCGTAGCCGTCGCCGCCCGCTCACTCGCCGCCGTCGAGGACCGGGTGACCGTCCCGCAGTTCCGGCTCCTGGTGGTCCTGTCCTCGCACGGCGACGCCAAGCTGGTCGACCTCGCCGAGTGGCTCGGGGTCAACCCCTCCACCGCGATGCGGATGGTGGACCGGCTGATAGCGGCCGGCCTCGCGAAGCGCACGATCAACCCGGACAACCGGCGTGAGACGGTGCTGCGGCTGACGCCGGAGGGCAGCAGGATCGTCGCCGACGTCACCGCGCGCCGCCGCCGGGAGATCGCCGGGATCGTGGAACGCCTCGCCCCTCAGCAGCGTACGGCGCTGGTCGACGCGCTGACGGCGTTCACCGAGGCAGGCGGTGAGGCCCCCGCCCCCGCCGCCTACCCGCTCGGCTGGACCTGA
- a CDS encoding tellurite resistance TerB family protein, with the protein MALWDRIKESASTMQQQLEAKKNDLKSGAFRDASMAVCALVAAADGSVDPSERQRVASLITGNDVLRNFPAEDLQRRFNEYVDKLTADFAFGKVAVLQEIAKAKKKPAEARAVIQIGIVIGGADGDFDASEQAVVREACFALGLPPHEFDL; encoded by the coding sequence ATGGCCCTTTGGGACCGGATCAAGGAATCCGCTTCGACGATGCAGCAGCAGCTGGAGGCGAAGAAGAACGACCTGAAGAGCGGGGCGTTCCGGGACGCGAGCATGGCCGTCTGCGCCCTGGTCGCCGCCGCCGACGGTTCCGTCGACCCGTCCGAGCGGCAGCGCGTCGCCTCCCTGATCACGGGCAACGACGTCCTGCGGAACTTCCCCGCGGAGGACCTCCAGCGGCGCTTCAACGAGTACGTCGACAAGCTGACCGCCGACTTCGCCTTCGGCAAGGTCGCCGTGCTCCAGGAGATCGCCAAGGCGAAGAAGAAGCCGGCGGAGGCGCGTGCCGTGATCCAGATCGGCATCGTCATCGGTGGCGCCGACGGTGACTTCGACGCCTCCGAGCAGGCCGTCGTCCGCGAGGCGTGCTTCGCACTCGGGCTGCCGCCGCACGAGTTCGACCTGTAG
- a CDS encoding PucR family transcriptional regulator: protein MAEPEIPDDVLGDYALILEQAAATGRRLTREELEEHRLLGREAAEAGFQLRALVRRHLTATRESWPAAAARGDQTAVAAVLAAVEQTVDAFAEGFERAQRLTVRREEAARREFIDDLLYGRSDMGRLAERATRFGLRLSRAHAVAVAAGPEAYTESDAVPRTVETALLARFSGRKILLTTKDGRLVCIAPGSQPDVLRYFAKQAHAATEGGQVAVGRPHRGPGGVVHSYDEALDALEMGRLMDLDDPVLYAADLLVYPVLTRDRQAMADLVRSELGPLQKARGGAEPLLETLSVYFDSGCVAAETARRLALSVRALTYRLERIHQLTGSDPSDPMHRYSLQTAVIGARLLDWPAKEL from the coding sequence GTGGCCGAGCCGGAGATTCCGGACGACGTCCTGGGGGATTACGCCCTGATCCTGGAACAGGCCGCGGCGACCGGACGCAGGCTGACCAGGGAGGAACTGGAGGAGCACCGGCTGCTCGGCCGTGAGGCCGCCGAGGCGGGATTCCAGCTCCGGGCCCTGGTCCGGCGGCATCTGACGGCGACCCGGGAGTCCTGGCCCGCCGCCGCGGCCCGGGGGGACCAGACCGCCGTCGCCGCCGTACTGGCGGCCGTGGAGCAGACGGTCGACGCCTTCGCGGAGGGTTTCGAGCGTGCGCAGCGCCTGACCGTACGCCGTGAGGAGGCGGCCCGCCGCGAGTTCATCGACGATCTGCTGTACGGGCGCAGCGACATGGGCCGTCTCGCGGAGCGCGCCACCCGGTTCGGGCTGCGGCTGTCCCGCGCCCACGCCGTCGCGGTTGCGGCGGGACCCGAGGCGTACACCGAGAGCGACGCGGTGCCGCGCACGGTGGAGACGGCGCTGCTCGCCCGGTTCAGCGGCCGGAAGATCCTGCTGACCACCAAGGACGGACGCCTGGTGTGCATCGCCCCGGGCAGCCAGCCGGACGTCCTGCGGTACTTCGCCAAGCAGGCGCACGCGGCGACGGAGGGCGGCCAGGTCGCGGTGGGGCGCCCGCACCGAGGGCCGGGCGGTGTCGTCCACTCGTACGACGAGGCCCTGGACGCCCTGGAGATGGGCCGTCTCATGGACCTCGACGACCCGGTGCTCTACGCGGCCGACCTGCTGGTCTACCCGGTCCTCACCCGGGACCGGCAGGCGATGGCGGACCTGGTGCGCAGCGAACTGGGCCCGCTCCAGAAGGCCAGGGGCGGCGCGGAACCGCTGCTGGAGACGCTCTCCGTGTACTTCGACTCGGGCTGTGTCGCAGCCGAGACGGCGCGCCGGCTGGCGCTGAGCGTCCGGGCGCTGACCTACCGGCTGGAGCGCATCCACCAGTTGACGGGTTCGGACCCCTCCGACCCGATGCACCGCTACTCGCTCCAGACGGCGGTGATCGGCGCCCGGCTGCTGGACTGGCCGGCGAAGGAGCTCTGA
- a CDS encoding cation:proton antiporter regulatory subunit — protein MGTHRTSLPGVGVQYDYTTESGQHISVVVHHDGRRFLGFYEKDDPDSCRLSVPLTTAEATALAHLIDAAPIDAVRTEGINLVTEHIPLGSRSPYGGRLLGDTKARTRTGASIVAVLRTHSAHPSPGPDFRLAIGDTLVVVGTREGVDTLSEIIAEG, from the coding sequence ATGGGAACCCACCGCACATCGCTGCCCGGAGTCGGCGTCCAGTACGACTACACCACCGAGTCGGGACAGCACATCTCCGTGGTCGTGCACCACGACGGACGACGGTTCCTGGGCTTCTACGAAAAGGACGACCCAGATTCGTGCCGCCTTTCCGTACCCCTGACCACCGCCGAGGCGACGGCGCTGGCGCATCTCATCGACGCCGCGCCGATCGACGCCGTACGGACGGAGGGCATCAACCTCGTCACCGAGCACATTCCGCTCGGTTCCCGCTCTCCGTACGGCGGGCGGCTGCTCGGGGACACGAAGGCACGGACCCGTACCGGGGCCTCGATCGTGGCTGTTCTGCGCACGCACAGTGCGCATCCGTCCCCGGGGCCGGACTTCCGGCTCGCCATCGGGGACACGCTCGTTGTTGTAGGAACCCGTGAGGGCGTGGACACGCTCTCCGAGATCATCGCGGAGGGCTGA
- a CDS encoding cation:proton antiporter, which yields MHDTTALLVELGSVILGLGIIGRFAGRIGLSPIPLYLLAGLAFGEGGLLPLGASEEFTAIGAEIGVILLLLLLGLEYSASELVTSLKTQYPSGAVDFVLNATPGAIAGLMLGWGPVGAVALAGVTWISSSGVIAKVMTDMGRLGNRETPVILGVLVIEDLAMAIYLPLLTAMLAGVGLAGGSVALLIALGTVGFVLYLALRHGRLISRAVSSDNPEMLLLVVLGLTVLVAGVAQQLQVSAAVGAFLVGIALSGEVAEGARKLLTPLRDLFAAVFFVFFGLSTDPAEIPPVLLPAALLAVVTIFTKIGTGWYASRRAGIGPRGRWRAGGTLVARGEFSIVIAGLAVATEPRIGPIATAYVLILVIAGPLTARWTEPVASRIQAALTGKGKDGAARKPGGDLPGKAEEKAGKAGKDGAAAGTAAAGTDDGKDMPSHDVLTPEHAGRDAD from the coding sequence GTGCACGACACGACCGCATTGCTGGTGGAGCTGGGCTCCGTCATTCTGGGGCTCGGCATCATCGGACGCTTCGCCGGGCGGATAGGACTTTCGCCGATTCCCCTCTATCTGCTGGCCGGCCTGGCCTTCGGGGAAGGCGGACTGCTACCGCTCGGCGCAAGTGAGGAATTCACCGCGATCGGTGCTGAGATAGGCGTCATTCTCCTGCTGTTGCTGCTCGGACTGGAATACAGCGCCTCCGAGCTCGTCACCAGCCTCAAGACGCAATATCCCTCCGGTGCGGTCGACTTCGTACTGAACGCGACGCCCGGCGCCATCGCCGGACTGATGCTCGGATGGGGCCCTGTCGGGGCCGTCGCGCTCGCCGGTGTCACCTGGATCTCGTCCTCCGGCGTGATCGCCAAGGTGATGACGGACATGGGGCGGCTCGGTAACCGGGAGACGCCCGTCATTCTCGGTGTCCTCGTCATCGAGGACCTGGCCATGGCCATATACCTCCCGCTGCTCACCGCGATGCTGGCCGGTGTCGGTCTGGCCGGGGGCAGCGTCGCCCTGCTGATCGCCCTCGGCACCGTCGGCTTCGTGCTGTACCTGGCGCTGCGTCACGGGCGGCTCATCAGCCGGGCCGTGTCCTCCGACAACCCGGAGATGCTCCTCCTCGTCGTCCTCGGTCTGACCGTCCTGGTCGCCGGTGTGGCACAGCAGTTGCAGGTCTCCGCCGCCGTGGGCGCTTTCCTCGTGGGCATCGCCCTGTCCGGTGAGGTCGCCGAGGGCGCGCGCAAGCTGCTGACACCGCTGCGCGACCTGTTCGCGGCCGTCTTCTTCGTGTTCTTCGGACTGTCCACGGACCCGGCCGAGATCCCGCCGGTCCTGCTGCCGGCGGCGCTGCTGGCCGTCGTCACCATCTTCACGAAGATCGGCACCGGCTGGTACGCCTCGCGCAGGGCCGGTATCGGTCCCCGGGGCCGCTGGCGTGCCGGAGGCACCCTGGTCGCGCGCGGTGAGTTCTCGATCGTCATCGCCGGTCTGGCCGTGGCCACCGAGCCGAGGATCGGGCCCATCGCCACCGCGTACGTGCTGATCCTGGTCATCGCCGGGCCGCTGACCGCCCGCTGGACCGAGCCGGTCGCCTCCCGGATCCAGGCCGCGCTCACCGGGAAGGGCAAGGACGGGGCCGCGCGGAAGCCGGGCGGGGACCTGCCGGGGAAGGCGGAGGAGAAGGCGGGGAAGGCGGGGAAGGACGGTGCCGCTGCCGGGACTGCCGCCGCCGGGACCGACGACGGCAAGGACATGCCCTCGCACGACGTCCTGACGCCTGAACACGCCGGACGCGACGCCGACTGA
- a CDS encoding flotillin family protein: MDAISWGIGVLIAVVLLIAIALVFVITRLFRKVEQGKALIISKTKKVDVTFTGAVVLPVLHKAETMDISVKTIEIRRTGREGLICQDNIRADIHITFFVRVNKTVEDVIKVAQAIGTGRASDKAAIQEFFAAKFSEALKTVGKQLDFVDLYTKREEFRDRIIRVIGTDLNGYHLDDAAIDFLEQTPMAQLDGANILDAQGIRKITELTAIEHVRTNEFQRTEQKEITRQDVDARETILELERRQAEAEIKQRREVETLRAREEAATARVQEEERLGAQSAFIRTEEQLGIQRENQAREIAVAQKNRERVIAVENERIEKDRVLEVIGRERETELNRIAATKEVEAERREVADVIRERVAVDRTVAEQEESILTLRAVEESERGRKAVIIAAEAEAQEKLVKDIKAAEAAEAAAAHRAAEQLTLAEARLKTAELDSLAKLKLAEGIQAETAAAGLAEIQVREAEAEVTEKAGLAEAQATEARLRAEAEGARLKALAVAEGTQAQAAADAAMIGEKLKAEAEGLTEKAAAMAALDDASRGHEEYRLRLEAEKEIRLAEFDVQRQVAEAQATVLATGLENADIDIVGGDSVFFDRLVSSVSMGRSVDGFVKNSKTAQTLAGPWLDGSSSFTDDLTRVLGSVSTGDVQNLTVSALLMRLMRGSSGPASDQVRQLLSAAEELGLAGMTVSSLAGGGPAPAATASRNGAGTGAVGVG, from the coding sequence ATGGATGCCATCTCCTGGGGCATCGGCGTACTGATCGCCGTTGTCCTGCTCATCGCCATCGCCCTGGTCTTCGTCATCACCCGCCTCTTCCGCAAGGTGGAGCAGGGCAAGGCGCTGATCATCTCCAAGACCAAGAAGGTCGACGTCACCTTCACCGGCGCCGTCGTCCTGCCGGTGCTCCACAAGGCCGAGACCATGGACATCTCGGTGAAGACGATCGAGATCCGGCGTACCGGGCGCGAGGGCCTGATCTGCCAGGACAACATCCGCGCCGACATCCACATCACGTTCTTCGTACGGGTCAACAAGACCGTGGAGGACGTCATCAAGGTCGCGCAGGCCATCGGGACCGGGCGGGCCAGCGACAAGGCCGCCATCCAGGAGTTCTTCGCCGCGAAGTTCTCCGAGGCGCTGAAGACCGTCGGCAAGCAGCTCGACTTCGTCGACCTCTACACCAAGCGCGAGGAGTTCCGGGACCGGATCATCCGGGTCATCGGAACCGACCTGAACGGCTACCACCTCGACGACGCCGCGATCGACTTCCTGGAGCAGACCCCGATGGCGCAGCTCGACGGCGCCAACATCCTGGACGCGCAGGGCATCCGCAAGATCACCGAACTGACGGCGATCGAGCACGTCCGCACCAACGAGTTCCAGCGCACCGAGCAGAAGGAGATCACCCGGCAGGACGTCGACGCCCGGGAGACCATCCTGGAGCTGGAGCGACGGCAGGCCGAGGCGGAGATCAAGCAGCGCCGCGAGGTCGAGACGCTGCGGGCCCGCGAGGAGGCGGCCACCGCCCGGGTGCAGGAGGAGGAACGGCTCGGCGCGCAGAGCGCGTTCATCCGTACCGAGGAGCAGCTCGGCATCCAGCGGGAGAACCAGGCCCGGGAGATCGCGGTCGCGCAGAAGAACCGCGAGCGGGTCATCGCCGTGGAGAACGAGCGGATCGAGAAGGACCGGGTCCTGGAGGTCATCGGCCGCGAGCGCGAGACGGAGCTGAACCGGATCGCCGCGACGAAGGAGGTCGAGGCCGAGCGCCGCGAGGTCGCCGACGTGATCCGGGAGCGGGTCGCGGTGGACCGTACGGTCGCCGAGCAGGAGGAGTCGATCCTGACCCTGCGGGCCGTCGAGGAGTCCGAGCGCGGCCGGAAGGCCGTGATCATCGCGGCCGAGGCCGAGGCGCAGGAGAAGCTGGTCAAGGACATCAAGGCGGCGGAGGCCGCCGAGGCCGCGGCCGCGCACCGGGCGGCCGAGCAGCTCACGCTCGCCGAGGCCCGGCTGAAGACCGCCGAGCTGGACTCCCTGGCAAAGCTGAAGCTGGCGGAGGGCATCCAGGCCGAGACCGCCGCCGCGGGGCTCGCCGAGATCCAGGTCCGGGAGGCGGAGGCCGAAGTCACCGAGAAGGCCGGCCTCGCCGAGGCGCAGGCGACCGAGGCCCGGCTGCGGGCCGAGGCGGAGGGCGCACGTCTGAAGGCGCTGGCCGTCGCGGAAGGCACCCAGGCCCAGGCCGCCGCGGACGCCGCGATGATCGGCGAGAAGCTGAAGGCCGAGGCGGAGGGGCTCACCGAGAAGGCCGCGGCGATGGCGGCGCTGGACGACGCCTCGCGCGGGCACGAGGAGTACCGGCTGCGGCTGGAGGCGGAGAAGGAGATCCGGCTGGCGGAGTTCGACGTCCAGCGGCAGGTCGCCGAGGCCCAGGCGACGGTCCTGGCCACCGGTCTGGAGAACGCGGACATCGACATCGTGGGCGGGGACTCCGTCTTCTTCGACCGTCTCGTGTCGTCCGTCTCGATGGGGCGGAGCGTGGACGGCTTCGTGAAGAACTCGAAGACCGCGCAGACCCTGGCGGGTCCGTGGCTGGACGGCAGCTCCTCCTTCACCGACGACCTGACCCGGGTGCTGGGCTCCGTGTCCACGGGTGACGTACAGAACCTGACGGTGTCGGCCCTGCTGATGCGGCTGATGCGGGGATCGTCCGGCCCGGCCTCCGACCAGGTACGCCAACTGCTGAGCGCAGCCGAGGAGTTGGGGCTCGCCGGGATGACGGTGTCCTCGCTGGCCGGCGGTGGACCGGCCCCGGCCGCCACCGCCTCCCGCAACGGGGCGGGCACCGGAGCGGTGGGCGTGGGCTGA
- a CDS encoding nitroreductase family deazaflavin-dependent oxidoreductase, translating into MTHPSAEPPEPAAPGPRRPAPLTGWRRSAARMPVLLFRMGIGPLFRGRLLLLVHTGRLTGEPRRTVLEVVGTGEMGGRRTWTLASGFGPRADWYRNLRRTPQAVVQAGRGYHAVSARFPAPEEGGELMARYADRHPRTARRLCAFMGFPVDGSAEDYRRAGASIPFVVLVEDLS; encoded by the coding sequence GTGACGCACCCGTCCGCCGAGCCTCCCGAACCCGCCGCCCCGGGCCCCCGCCGCCCCGCGCCGCTCACCGGCTGGAGGCGTTCGGCGGCACGGATGCCCGTCCTCCTGTTCCGGATGGGGATCGGACCGCTGTTCCGCGGGCGTCTGCTGCTGCTCGTGCACACCGGTCGTCTCACCGGCGAGCCGCGCCGGACCGTACTGGAGGTCGTCGGCACCGGGGAGATGGGCGGGCGCAGGACCTGGACGCTCGCCTCCGGCTTCGGGCCCCGGGCCGACTGGTACCGCAATCTCCGCCGGACCCCGCAGGCCGTGGTCCAGGCCGGGCGCGGCTACCACGCGGTGTCCGCCCGCTTCCCGGCGCCCGAGGAGGGCGGGGAGCTGATGGCGCGGTACGCGGACCGGCACCCCAGGACCGCACGCAGGCTGTGCGCCTTCATGGGTTTCCCCGTCGACGGCAGCGCCGAGGACTACCGGCGGGCGGGCGCCTCGATCCCGTTCGTCGTTCTGGTCGAGGACCTCTCCTGA